In a single window of the Bacillus mycoides genome:
- the rpsJ gene encoding 30S ribosomal protein S10 encodes MAKEKIRIRLKAYDHRILDQSAEKIVETAKRSGATVSGPIPLPTEKTIYTILRAVHKYKDSREQFEMRTHKRLIDIVSPTPQTVDSLMRLDLPSGVDIEIKL; translated from the coding sequence ATGGCAAAAGAAAAAATTCGTATCCGTTTAAAAGCTTATGATCACCGTATTCTTGATCAATCAGCTGAGAAAATTGTAGAAACAGCTAAGCGTTCTGGGGCAACAGTTTCTGGTCCGATCCCATTACCAACTGAGAAGACTATTTACACAATTCTTCGTGCTGTTCATAAGTACAAAGATTCTCGTGAACAATTCGAAATGCGCACACACAAACGTCTAATCGACATCGTGAGTCCTACTCCGCAAACAGTAGATTCATTAATGCGTTTAGATTTACCATCTGGTGTAGATATCGAAATCAAACTATAA
- the tuf gene encoding elongation factor Tu, translating into MAKAKFERSKPHVNIGTIGHVDHGKTTLTAAITTVLAKAGGAEARGYDQIDAAPEERERGITISTAHVEYETETRHYAHVDCPGHADYVKNMITGAAQMDGGILVVSAADGPMPQTREHILLSRQVGVPYIVVFLNKCDMVDDEELLELVEMEVRDLLSEYGFPGDDIPVIKGSALKALQGEAEWEEKIIELMTEVDAYIPTPERETDKPFLMPIEDVFSITGRGTVATGRVERGIVKVGDVVEIIGLAEENATTTVTGVEMFRKLLDQAQAGDNIGALLRGVAREDIQRGQVLAKTGSVKAHAKFKAEVFVLSKEEGGRHTPFFANYRPQFYFRTTDVTGIIQLPEGTEMVMPGDNIEMTIELIAPIAIEEGTKFSIREGGRTVGYGVVATIVAE; encoded by the coding sequence ATGGCTAAAGCTAAATTCGAACGTTCTAAACCCCATGTTAACATCGGTACAATCGGCCACGTTGACCATGGTAAAACTACATTAACTGCTGCGATCACTACAGTTCTTGCAAAAGCTGGTGGTGCTGAAGCACGCGGATACGATCAAATCGACGCTGCTCCAGAAGAAAGAGAGCGCGGAATCACAATCTCAACTGCACACGTTGAGTACGAAACTGAAACTCGTCACTATGCACACGTTGACTGCCCAGGTCATGCTGACTATGTTAAAAACATGATCACTGGTGCTGCTCAAATGGACGGCGGTATCTTAGTAGTATCTGCTGCTGATGGTCCAATGCCTCAAACACGTGAGCACATCCTTCTTTCTCGTCAAGTAGGTGTTCCTTACATCGTTGTATTCTTAAACAAATGCGACATGGTAGATGACGAAGAATTATTAGAATTAGTAGAAATGGAAGTTCGCGACCTATTATCTGAATACGGATTCCCAGGCGACGATATTCCTGTAATTAAAGGTTCTGCTCTTAAAGCTCTTCAAGGAGAAGCTGAGTGGGAAGAAAAAATCATCGAATTAATGACTGAAGTTGATGCTTACATCCCAACTCCAGAACGTGAAACTGACAAACCATTCTTAATGCCTATCGAGGATGTATTCTCTATCACAGGTCGTGGTACAGTTGCAACTGGTCGTGTTGAGCGTGGAATCGTTAAAGTTGGTGACGTAGTAGAAATCATCGGTCTTGCTGAAGAGAATGCTACTACAACTGTAACTGGTGTAGAAATGTTCCGTAAGCTTCTTGACCAAGCTCAAGCTGGAGACAACATCGGTGCTCTACTTCGTGGGGTTGCTCGTGAAGACATCCAACGTGGACAAGTTCTTGCTAAAACTGGCTCTGTAAAAGCACACGCTAAATTCAAAGCTGAGGTTTTCGTATTATCTAAAGAAGAAGGTGGACGTCATACTCCATTCTTCGCTAACTACCGTCCACAGTTCTACTTCCGTACAACTGACGTAACTGGTATCATCCAATTACCAGAAGGTACTGAAATGGTAATGCCTGGTGACAACATCGAAATGACTATCGAACTTATCGCTCCAATCGCTATCGAAGAGGGAACTAAATTCTCTATTCGTGAAGGTGGACGTACAGTAGGTTACGGTGTAGTTGCTACAATCGTTGCTGAGTAG
- the fusA gene encoding elongation factor G — protein sequence MTREFSLENTRNIGIMAHIDAGKTTATERILYYTGRIHKIGETHEGASQMDWMEQEQERGITITSAATTAQWKGHRVNIIDTPGHVDFTVEVERSLRVLDGAVAVLDAQSGVEPQTETVWRQATTYGVPRIVFVNKMDKIGADFLYSVGTIHDRLQANAHPIQLPIGAEDEFNGIIDLVEECAYMYSNDLGTDIERVEIPEEHKELAEEYRGKLIEAVAELDEEMMMKYLEGEEITVEELKAGIRKATTSVEFFPVICGSAFKNKGVQILLDAVIDYLPSPLDVPAIKGTLPDTDEAIERKSSDEEPFAALAFKIMTDPYVGKLTFFRVYSGVLNSGSYVKNSTKGKRERVGRILQMHANSREEISTVYAGDIAAAVGLKDTTTGDTLCDEKSLVILESMEFPEPVISVAIEPKSKADQDKMGTALSKLSEEDPTFRAHTDQETGQTIIAGMGELHLDIIVDRMRREFKVEANVGAPQVAYRETFRAAAKVEGKFARQSGGRGQFGHVWIEFEPNEEGKGFEFQNKIVGGVVPREYIPAVGAGLEDSLKNGVLAGYPLVDIKAALVDGSYHDVDSSEMAFKIAASMALKAAVSKCSPVILEPMMKVEVVIPEEYMGDIMGDVTSRRGRVEGMEARGNAQVVRAMVPLSEMFGYATALRSNTQGRGTFSMTFDHYEEVPKSVSEEIIKKNKGE from the coding sequence ATGACTAGAGAGTTCTCTTTAGAAAACACTCGTAATATTGGTATCATGGCTCACATCGATGCTGGTAAAACAACAGCAACTGAGCGTATTCTGTATTACACAGGACGTATTCATAAAATCGGTGAAACTCATGAAGGTGCATCTCAGATGGACTGGATGGAGCAAGAGCAAGAACGTGGTATCACAATTACTTCTGCTGCAACTACAGCACAATGGAAAGGTCACCGTGTAAATATCATTGACACTCCAGGACACGTAGATTTCACAGTAGAAGTAGAACGTTCTTTACGCGTACTTGATGGCGCAGTAGCAGTACTTGATGCACAATCTGGTGTAGAACCACAAACAGAAACTGTTTGGCGTCAGGCTACTACTTATGGTGTACCTCGTATCGTATTCGTTAACAAAATGGATAAGATTGGTGCAGATTTCTTATACTCTGTAGGAACAATCCACGATCGTTTACAAGCAAACGCACATCCAATTCAGTTACCAATCGGTGCTGAAGATGAGTTCAATGGTATCATTGACCTTGTTGAAGAGTGTGCTTACATGTACTCTAACGATTTAGGAACAGACATCGAGCGTGTCGAAATTCCTGAAGAGCATAAAGAATTAGCTGAAGAATACCGTGGAAAACTTATTGAAGCGGTAGCTGAGCTTGATGAAGAAATGATGATGAAGTACCTAGAAGGTGAAGAAATCACTGTAGAAGAGCTTAAAGCTGGTATCCGTAAGGCTACAACTTCTGTAGAATTCTTCCCAGTAATCTGTGGTTCTGCATTCAAAAATAAAGGTGTTCAAATTCTGTTAGACGCAGTTATCGACTACCTACCATCTCCATTAGATGTACCTGCTATTAAAGGTACTCTTCCGGATACAGATGAAGCTATCGAGCGTAAGTCTAGCGATGAAGAACCATTCGCAGCTTTAGCATTCAAAATCATGACTGATCCTTATGTTGGTAAGTTAACGTTCTTCCGTGTGTACTCTGGTGTGTTAAACTCTGGATCATACGTGAAAAACTCAACTAAAGGTAAGCGTGAGCGTGTAGGTCGTATCCTACAAATGCACGCTAACAGCCGTGAAGAGATTTCAACAGTTTACGCTGGTGATATCGCTGCTGCTGTAGGTTTAAAAGATACTACTACTGGTGATACTCTTTGTGACGAGAAGAGCCTTGTTATCCTTGAGTCTATGGAATTCCCAGAACCAGTTATCTCTGTAGCTATCGAACCAAAATCTAAAGCTGACCAAGATAAAATGGGTACAGCATTATCTAAGCTTTCTGAAGAAGATCCAACATTCCGTGCTCACACTGACCAAGAAACTGGCCAAACAATCATCGCTGGTATGGGTGAACTTCACCTTGATATCATCGTTGACCGTATGCGCCGTGAATTCAAAGTGGAAGCAAACGTTGGTGCTCCTCAGGTAGCATACCGTGAGACTTTCCGCGCTGCTGCGAAAGTTGAAGGTAAGTTCGCTCGTCAATCTGGTGGTCGTGGACAATTCGGTCACGTTTGGATTGAGTTTGAACCTAATGAAGAAGGTAAAGGTTTTGAATTCCAAAACAAAATCGTCGGCGGTGTAGTTCCACGTGAATACATCCCAGCTGTTGGAGCGGGTCTTGAAGACTCACTTAAAAATGGTGTACTAGCTGGTTATCCACTAGTTGACATCAAAGCTGCGTTAGTTGACGGATCTTACCATGATGTCGATTCATCTGAGATGGCGTTCAAAATCGCTGCATCTATGGCGCTTAAAGCTGCGGTTTCTAAATGTAGCCCAGTAATTCTTGAGCCAATGATGAAAGTTGAAGTTGTAATTCCTGAAGAGTACATGGGTGACATTATGGGCGACGTAACATCTCGTCGTGGACGTGTAGAAGGTATGGAAGCTCGCGGTAACGCTCAAGTTGTTCGCGCTATGGTTCCACTTTCTGAAATGTTCGGTTATGCAACGGCATTACGTTCTAACACTCAAGGACGCGGAACATTCTCAATGACATTTGATCATTATGAAGAAGTACCGAAGTCTGTTTCTGAAGAAATTATTAAAAAAAATAAAGGTGAATAA
- the rpsG gene encoding 30S ribosomal protein S7 gives MPRKGPVAKRDVLPDPMYNSKLVTRLINKMMVDGKKGKSQTILYNAFDIVRERSDKEPMEVFEQALKNIMPVLEVRARRVGGANYQVPVEVRPERRTTLGLRWLVNYARLRGEKTMEERLAYEILDAANNAGASVKKREDTHKMAEANKAFAHYRW, from the coding sequence ATGCCTCGTAAAGGACCTGTTGCGAAACGTGACGTGTTACCAGATCCAATGTACAATTCTAAACTTGTAACACGCCTAATCAACAAAATGATGGTTGACGGTAAAAAAGGTAAATCTCAAACAATTCTTTATAACGCTTTCGATATCGTTCGTGAACGTTCAGATAAAGAACCAATGGAAGTATTCGAGCAAGCTCTTAAGAACATCATGCCTGTTCTTGAAGTACGTGCTCGTCGTGTTGGTGGTGCTAACTACCAAGTTCCAGTTGAGGTTCGTCCAGAACGCCGTACAACTTTAGGTCTTCGCTGGTTAGTAAACTATGCTCGTCTTCGTGGTGAAAAAACTATGGAAGAGCGTCTAGCTTACGAAATCTTAGATGCAGCTAACAACGCTGGTGCATCTGTTAAGAAACGTGAAGACACTCATAAAATGGCAGAAGCTAACAAAGCATTTGCTCATTACCGTTGGTAG
- the rpsL gene encoding 30S ribosomal protein S12 → MPTINQLVRNGRTDKVWKSKSPALNKGFNSLKKKSTDISAPQKRGVCTRVGTMTPKKPNSALRKYARVRLTNGIEVTAYIPGIGHNLQEHSVVLIRGGRVKDLPGVRYHIVRGALDTAGVDKRMQGRSKYGTKRPKPAKK, encoded by the coding sequence ATGCCTACTATTAACCAATTAGTGAGAAATGGTCGTACTGATAAAGTATGGAAGTCTAAATCACCTGCGTTAAACAAAGGTTTTAATTCTTTAAAGAAAAAATCAACTGATATCTCTGCACCTCAAAAACGTGGTGTGTGTACTCGTGTTGGTACAATGACTCCGAAGAAACCGAACTCAGCGTTACGTAAATACGCTCGTGTACGTTTAACAAACGGTATTGAAGTTACAGCTTACATCCCAGGTATCGGTCATAACCTACAAGAGCATAGCGTAGTATTAATTCGCGGTGGTCGAGTAAAGGATTTACCAGGGGTACGTTACCACATCGTTCGTGGTGCGCTTGATACAGCTGGTGTTGACAAACGTATGCAAGGACGTTCTAAATATGGTACTAAGCGACCAAAACCTGCTAAAAAATAA
- a CDS encoding 50S ribosomal protein L7ae-like protein, translating into MSYQKVSNAENVVVGHKRTLEAIKNGIVKEVVIAEDADVRLTHVIIRTALQHNIPITKVESVRKLGKVSGIQVGASAIGIIS; encoded by the coding sequence ATGTCTTATCAAAAAGTGTCAAATGCTGAAAATGTAGTCGTTGGTCATAAACGAACATTGGAAGCAATCAAAAATGGTATAGTTAAAGAAGTTGTTATTGCGGAAGATGCTGATGTGCGGTTAACCCATGTTATCATTCGTACTGCCTTGCAACATAACATACCCATAACCAAAGTTGAATCAGTTCGTAAGCTTGGAAAAGTTTCGGGGATTCAAGTGGGAGCTTCAGCAATAGGAATAATAAGTTAA
- the rpoC gene encoding DNA-directed RNA polymerase subunit beta' — MIDVNNFEYMKIGLASPDKIRSWSYGEVKKPETINYRTLKPEKDGLFCERIFGPQKDWECHCGKYKRVRYKGVVCDRCGVEVTRAKVRRERMGHIELAAPVSHIWYFKGIPSRMGLVLDMSPRALEEVIYFASYVVTESGDTPLDKKQLLSEKEYRAYRDRYGSTFHAAMGAEAIKKLLQDIDLDKEVDFLKEELKTAQGQRRTRAIKRLEVLEAFRNSGNHPSWMILEVLPVIPPELRPMVQLDGGRFATSDLNDLYRRVINRNNRLKRLLDLGAPSIIVQNEKRMLQEAVDALIDNGRRGRPVTGPGNRPLKSLSHMLKGKQGRFRQNLLGKRVDYSGRSVIVVGPNLKMYQCGLPKEMALELFKPFVMKELVGKGLAHNIKSAKRKIERVHPEVWDVLESVIKEHPVLLNRAPTLHRLGIQAFEPTLVEGRAIRLHPLVCTAYNADFDGDQMAVHVPLSSEAQAEARILMLAAQNILNPKDGKPVVTPSQDMVLGNYYLTLEREGAIGEGMVFKDANEAILAYQNGYVHLHTRVAVAASSVNNVTFTEEQKSKLLLTTVGKLIFNEILPESFPYINEPTNSNLEKETPAEYFVEKGANIKEIIASREEVAPFSKKILGNIIAEVFKRFQITETSRMLDRMKNLGFKYSTKAGITVGVSDILVLGEKDEILHEAQAKVDNVIKQFRRGLITEEERYDRVISIWSNAKDVIQGKLMKSLNKRNPIFMMSDSGARGNASNFTQLAGMRGLMANPSGRIIELPIKSSFREGLTVLEYFISTHGARKGLADTALKTADSGYLTRRLVDVAQDVIVRQDDCGTDRGLLIGAIKEGNEVIESLYDRLVGRFARKTVKHPETGEVLVVENQLITEDIAHIVEKSGVETVNIRSAFTCNTRHGVCKKCYGRNLATGTDVEVGEAVGIIAAQSIGEPGTQLTMRTFHTGGVAGDDITQGLPRIQEIFEARNPKGQAVISEIDGVIAAINDVKDRQEVVVQGEVEARTYAIPYGARLKVTLGQPISHGKELTEGSIDPKELLKVTDITAVQEYLLREVQKVYRMQGVEIGDKHVEVMVRQMLRKVRVSDAGETDVLPGTLLDIHQFTDANAKVLLKGKQPATARPVLLGITKASLETDSFLSAASFQETTRVLTDAAIKGKRDELLGLKENVIIGKLVPAGTGMNRYRKVDLVKTTQDNMNVENDEVYVEQ; from the coding sequence TTGATAGATGTAAATAACTTTGAATATATGAAGATTGGACTTGCTTCACCTGACAAGATTCGTTCTTGGTCATACGGTGAAGTTAAGAAACCAGAAACAATTAACTATCGTACGTTAAAGCCTGAAAAAGATGGCTTGTTCTGTGAGCGTATTTTCGGACCACAAAAGGACTGGGAATGTCATTGCGGGAAATATAAACGTGTACGTTATAAAGGTGTAGTTTGTGATCGATGTGGCGTTGAAGTAACGCGTGCAAAAGTTCGTCGTGAACGTATGGGTCATATCGAATTAGCTGCTCCTGTATCTCATATTTGGTATTTCAAAGGTATCCCGAGCCGCATGGGACTTGTCTTAGACATGTCCCCTCGCGCGCTTGAAGAAGTAATTTATTTCGCTTCTTATGTTGTAACAGAAAGTGGAGATACACCACTTGATAAGAAGCAATTACTTTCTGAAAAAGAATACCGTGCATATCGTGATCGATATGGCAGTACATTCCATGCTGCTATGGGTGCAGAAGCGATTAAAAAATTACTGCAAGACATCGATTTAGATAAAGAAGTAGACTTCTTAAAAGAAGAATTAAAAACAGCACAAGGACAACGCCGTACTCGTGCTATTAAACGTCTAGAAGTATTAGAAGCATTCCGTAACTCTGGAAATCACCCATCTTGGATGATCTTAGAGGTTCTTCCAGTTATCCCACCAGAACTACGCCCGATGGTACAGTTAGATGGTGGACGTTTTGCTACTTCTGACTTAAACGACTTATATCGTCGTGTAATTAACCGTAACAACCGTTTAAAACGTCTATTGGACTTAGGTGCACCAAGCATTATCGTTCAAAACGAAAAACGTATGTTACAAGAAGCTGTAGACGCATTAATCGATAATGGTCGCCGTGGCCGTCCAGTTACTGGACCAGGTAACCGTCCATTAAAATCACTATCTCACATGCTTAAAGGTAAACAAGGACGTTTCCGTCAAAACTTATTAGGTAAACGTGTTGACTACTCTGGCCGTTCTGTAATCGTCGTAGGACCGAACTTAAAGATGTACCAATGTGGATTGCCGAAAGAAATGGCACTTGAATTGTTTAAACCTTTCGTTATGAAAGAGTTAGTTGGAAAAGGATTAGCACACAACATTAAGAGTGCTAAACGTAAAATCGAGCGTGTACACCCTGAAGTTTGGGACGTTTTAGAATCTGTGATTAAAGAGCATCCAGTACTTCTAAACCGCGCACCAACACTTCACCGTCTTGGTATCCAGGCGTTTGAACCTACACTAGTAGAAGGTCGTGCAATCCGTCTTCACCCACTTGTATGTACTGCATACAACGCGGACTTTGACGGTGACCAAATGGCGGTTCACGTTCCGTTATCATCAGAGGCACAAGCAGAAGCTCGTATCCTTATGTTAGCGGCACAAAACATCTTGAATCCAAAAGACGGAAAACCAGTTGTTACTCCATCTCAGGATATGGTATTAGGTAACTATTACTTAACACTTGAGCGCGAGGGTGCAATCGGTGAAGGTATGGTCTTCAAAGATGCAAACGAAGCAATACTTGCATACCAAAATGGATATGTACATCTGCACACACGTGTTGCAGTTGCTGCGAGTTCGGTAAATAATGTAACGTTTACTGAAGAGCAAAAGAGTAAGCTTCTATTAACAACAGTTGGTAAATTAATATTTAACGAAATCTTACCAGAGTCGTTCCCTTATATTAATGAACCAACAAACTCAAACCTTGAAAAAGAAACACCAGCGGAATATTTCGTTGAAAAAGGTGCGAACATTAAAGAAATTATTGCTAGTCGCGAAGAAGTGGCACCATTTAGCAAGAAAATCCTTGGTAATATTATTGCGGAAGTATTCAAACGTTTCCAAATTACAGAAACGTCTCGCATGCTTGACCGTATGAAAAACTTAGGATTTAAATACTCTACAAAAGCTGGTATTACAGTTGGGGTATCAGATATTCTTGTATTAGGTGAAAAAGATGAAATTCTCCATGAAGCACAAGCAAAAGTAGATAATGTAATTAAACAATTCCGTCGCGGTTTAATCACGGAAGAAGAACGTTACGATCGTGTTATCTCTATTTGGAGTAATGCAAAAGATGTTATCCAAGGAAAGCTGATGAAATCCTTGAATAAACGCAACCCAATCTTCATGATGAGTGATTCCGGTGCCCGTGGTAACGCATCGAACTTTACTCAGCTTGCTGGTATGCGTGGTCTGATGGCCAATCCATCTGGTCGTATCATTGAGCTTCCGATCAAATCGAGTTTCCGTGAAGGTTTAACAGTACTTGAGTACTTCATCTCTACGCATGGTGCGCGTAAAGGTCTTGCCGATACAGCACTTAAAACTGCCGATTCTGGTTACTTAACACGTCGTCTTGTAGACGTTGCACAAGATGTAATTGTTCGTCAAGATGATTGTGGAACAGATCGCGGTTTACTAATTGGTGCGATTAAAGAGGGTAATGAAGTTATTGAGTCACTATATGATCGTCTTGTTGGACGTTTTGCAAGAAAAACTGTAAAACATCCTGAAACAGGTGAAGTATTAGTTGTTGAAAATCAATTAATTACTGAAGATATTGCTCATATCGTTGAAAAGTCGGGTGTTGAAACTGTAAACATTCGTTCAGCGTTTACGTGTAATACTCGCCATGGTGTATGTAAGAAGTGTTACGGTCGTAACTTAGCAACTGGTACAGACGTAGAAGTAGGAGAAGCGGTAGGTATTATCGCAGCTCAATCTATCGGTGAGCCAGGTACACAGTTAACGATGCGTACGTTCCATACAGGTGGGGTTGCCGGGGATGATATCACACAAGGTTTACCTCGTATCCAAGAGATCTTCGAAGCTCGTAATCCGAAGGGTCAGGCAGTTATCAGTGAAATTGACGGTGTTATCGCAGCGATCAACGATGTTAAAGATCGCCAAGAAGTAGTTGTACAGGGTGAAGTTGAAGCTCGTACGTATGCTATTCCTTACGGTGCTCGTCTGAAAGTAACTCTAGGACAGCCAATTAGCCACGGTAAAGAGTTAACAGAAGGTTCTATTGATCCGAAGGAATTACTAAAAGTAACGGACATTACAGCAGTTCAAGAATACTTATTACGTGAAGTTCAAAAAGTATACCGTATGCAAGGGGTAGAAATTGGTGACAAACACGTAGAAGTAATGGTACGTCAAATGCTACGTAAAGTTCGTGTAAGTGATGCGGGTGAAACAGATGTATTACCAGGAACATTACTAGATATCCATCAGTTTACTGATGCGAATGCGAAGGTGTTACTGAAAGGTAAACAACCAGCAACGGCTAGACCGGTTCTACTTGGTATTACAAAAGCTTCACTTGAGACAGATTCGTTCTTATCTGCGGCGTCATTCCAAGAAACAACTCGTGTTCTAACAGATGCAGCAATTAAGGGTAAACGCGATGAGCTTCTAGGATTGAAAGAGAATGTTATTATCGGTAAGCTTGTTCCTGCTGGAACAGGTATGAATCGTTATCGCAAAGTGGATCTTGTAAAAACAACACAAGATAACATGAATGTAGAAAACGATGAAGTTTATGTGGAACAGTAA